A genome region from Geobacter pickeringii includes the following:
- a CDS encoding carboxypeptidase regulatory-like domain-containing protein: MVKGGSISGTVTDSLTGAGIPGVYVTAIDSNSGMWINGTVTDANGLYTISGLTSGDYKIQFSEYASGYLSKWFNNKAGMTCSDIVHVVQPEAKTGIDAALLKGGSISGKVTNLDTGTGLGSVMVFAEDTKTRRGYGTITLPDGSYSLKGLPNGSFKIRFSLWGYVSLWYSLPSDTDRPIPISITAPLELTGIDAAMTKGLSISGRVSDKSTGAGIEGVYVSAYGQVGALEANYAFTDAAGVYTLTGLKRGPYAVLFSSPGYVNEWYNSSRNRAKATSVLVAAAETTGIDASLEKGGSISGTVTDSTNGAGVRYAQVAAYDTLTGNLADITSTDFRGTYTLSGLPSGTYNVRFDGRWSAMGGYLSSWYKDARTRVDAIPLTVSAPNVLTGIDASLARGGSISGTIKINSCPSPEAVLVRAYDAITGEVVSSSWSWTSFNSNFVINGLPGGNYKIEFDTLDSGFIRQWYKDREDMVHADTIPVSGTENITAIDALLLPGGGSISGIVTDEENKGIAFHEVKLFNAFTQGLVGTSHTDQDGKYFLKGLNTGSYLVFFEGSDQFAGRWFNWKGKKKASVVTVKAPGALSGIDGVLSAASEKASDDDEANDSEDLGRYRKKKSRLVNSTLSHFH, translated from the coding sequence TTGGTCAAGGGGGGCAGCATCTCCGGCACGGTAACCGACAGTCTAACCGGCGCAGGCATTCCCGGCGTCTACGTGACCGCGATTGACAGCAACTCCGGCATGTGGATCAACGGCACGGTAACCGACGCAAATGGCCTATATACCATCTCAGGACTTACCAGCGGAGATTACAAAATCCAATTCAGCGAATATGCAAGCGGCTATTTGAGTAAATGGTTCAACAACAAAGCCGGCATGACATGCTCGGACATCGTGCACGTTGTCCAGCCTGAGGCAAAGACCGGCATCGATGCAGCTCTGCTCAAGGGGGGAAGCATTTCGGGGAAGGTGACGAATCTGGATACCGGAACAGGTCTCGGTAGCGTCATGGTTTTCGCAGAGGATACTAAAACGCGCCGGGGTTACGGCACCATCACGCTGCCGGACGGCTCTTATTCTCTCAAGGGGCTTCCAAACGGTTCATTTAAGATTCGTTTCTCTTTGTGGGGTTATGTTTCGCTCTGGTACAGTTTGCCGTCTGACACGGATAGGCCCATCCCCATTTCGATAACGGCTCCGCTGGAGCTGACCGGCATTGATGCAGCCATGACAAAAGGGTTAAGCATCTCCGGCAGAGTTTCGGACAAATCGACTGGGGCAGGGATCGAGGGAGTATATGTCTCCGCGTATGGACAAGTCGGGGCGCTTGAAGCCAACTATGCGTTTACAGATGCTGCCGGCGTTTACACCCTCACCGGCCTGAAGAGGGGCCCTTACGCGGTACTTTTCAGCAGCCCCGGATACGTAAATGAATGGTACAACTCATCCCGGAACAGGGCTAAAGCTACCTCTGTTTTGGTAGCCGCCGCTGAAACGACCGGCATTGATGCTTCGTTGGAGAAAGGTGGAAGCATCTCAGGGACGGTAACGGACAGCACTAACGGCGCGGGGGTGCGGTACGCACAGGTAGCGGCATATGATACCCTTACCGGCAACCTGGCCGATATTACTTCGACCGATTTTCGCGGCACCTACACACTCAGCGGGTTGCCGAGCGGCACCTACAACGTCCGATTCGACGGCAGGTGGTCCGCCATGGGTGGTTATTTAAGCTCCTGGTACAAGGATGCACGCACCAGGGTGGATGCAATCCCCCTGACGGTGAGCGCCCCAAATGTATTGACCGGTATCGACGCGAGCCTCGCCAGGGGAGGAAGCATCTCCGGGACAATCAAGATCAACTCCTGCCCATCGCCGGAAGCGGTGCTGGTAAGGGCGTACGATGCCATCACCGGTGAAGTTGTCTCCTCATCATGGAGCTGGACAAGTTTCAACTCGAACTTCGTCATCAATGGTCTCCCCGGCGGAAACTACAAGATCGAATTCGACACCCTCGACTCGGGGTTCATCAGGCAATGGTATAAGGACAGGGAAGACATGGTGCACGCGGACACCATCCCCGTTTCAGGCACTGAAAACATCACTGCTATTGATGCACTGCTCCTGCCCGGTGGCGGGAGCATTTCCGGTATTGTGACCGACGAGGAGAACAAGGGGATTGCATTCCACGAAGTGAAGCTCTTTAACGCGTTCACACAAGGATTGGTCGGGACCTCTCACACGGACCAGGACGGCAAGTACTTCCTGAAGGGGCTCAATACCGGCAGCTATTTGGTTTTCTTTGAGGGTTCAGATCAGTTCGCCGGACGATGGTTTAACTGGAAAGGAAAGAAGAAAGCTTCCGTTGTCACCGTGAAAGCACCTGGTGCACTGTCAGGTATTGATGGTGTTCTTAGCGCAGCATCCGAGAAAGCGTCTGACGACGATGAGGCGAACGATTCCGAAGACCTCGGCCGATATCGCAAGAAAAAGTCTCGTTTGGTTAATTCTACTTTGTCACATTTCCATTGA